From the Methanotorris formicicus Mc-S-70 genome, one window contains:
- a CDS encoding 2,3-bisphosphoglycerate-independent phosphoglycerate mutase has protein sequence MKAVIFIIDGLGDRPNKEGNTPLKEANTPTMDKIAKEGICGIMNAVDIGVRPGSDTSHLAILGYNPYEVYTGRGPFEACGVGIDVKEGDIAFRCNFATVDENFVVLDRRAGRIKETEELARELDGLEIDGVKVIFKQSGGYRAALVLRGDGLSDKITDADPKKEGRKVKMIEPLDDSEEAKRTAEILNKLLKIAYEKLNNHPINEERRKKGLPVANMILPRGAGKVPYVQKFEERYGLKGACIAGTGLIKGIAKMAGLDLIEVEGATGTPETNFMGKAKALVEALKEYDFILINVKGADEAGHDGDYETKKIVIEKIDEMLKYFIENVDKDEVYLVLTGDHSTPIEEKDHSADPIPIVIWGRSVRTDDVEKFDEFSTYKGGLGWIKGKYIMPILMDLMGLANKYGA, from the coding sequence TGAAGGCAGTTATTTTTATCATTGATGGTTTAGGGGATAGGCCAAATAAAGAAGGCAACACCCCATTAAAAGAGGCAAATACACCAACAATGGATAAAATTGCAAAAGAAGGAATTTGTGGAATTATGAATGCTGTAGATATTGGGGTTAGGCCAGGGAGTGACACCTCACACCTCGCAATTTTAGGATACAACCCTTATGAAGTATATACTGGAAGAGGACCTTTTGAGGCATGTGGTGTTGGTATTGATGTTAAAGAAGGAGATATTGCATTTAGATGTAACTTTGCCACTGTTGATGAGAATTTTGTTGTTTTAGACAGGAGGGCAGGAAGAATCAAAGAAACTGAAGAATTAGCAAGAGAGTTGGATGGTTTGGAAATTGATGGGGTTAAAGTTATATTTAAGCAATCTGGTGGTTATAGGGCAGCACTGGTTTTAAGAGGAGATGGGTTGAGTGATAAGATAACTGATGCAGACCCTAAAAAGGAAGGTAGAAAAGTTAAAATGATTGAACCATTGGATGATTCAGAAGAGGCTAAGAGAACAGCAGAAATATTAAATAAATTATTAAAAATTGCCTATGAAAAACTAAACAACCACCCAATAAATGAAGAGAGGAGAAAGAAAGGTTTACCAGTTGCAAATATGATTTTACCAAGAGGTGCTGGAAAGGTTCCTTATGTGCAGAAGTTTGAGGAAAGATATGGATTAAAAGGGGCTTGCATTGCTGGAACAGGATTGATAAAAGGTATTGCTAAAATGGCTGGATTAGATCTTATTGAAGTAGAAGGAGCGACTGGAACACCAGAAACAAACTTTATGGGTAAGGCAAAGGCGTTAGTTGAAGCATTAAAAGAGTATGACTTTATTTTAATCAATGTTAAAGGTGCAGATGAGGCAGGACATGATGGGGATTATGAGACAAAGAAAATTGTCATTGAGAAGATTGATGAGATGCTGAAATACTTTATTGAAAATGTTGATAAAGATGAGGTTTATCTCGTATTAACTGGAGATCATTCAACACCAATAGAAGAAAAAGACCACTCAGCAGACCCAATACCAATAGTTATTTGGGGTAGAAGTGTTAGAACAGATGACGTTGAGAAGTTTGATGAATTTAGCACATATAAAGGAGGATTAGGATGGATTAAAGGTAAGTACATAATGCCCATATTGATGGACTTGATGGGATTGGCTAATAAATATGGTGCATAG
- a CDS encoding class I SAM-dependent rRNA methyltransferase, with amino-acid sequence MDYPKIYVNFAAYSAIEKGNLIVKKNGILNIKDFEKLDIGEIVDVYSKKGKFLGRGFKNPHEIRIVTLKKEKIDENYVRNKIIEANNYRKFLGFEGAYRMVYTQSDWLNGLVIDKYNDICTIQIFNHGFELMKDTIVETLLDLGIDSIYEKSIGRNRRRAGLKEQEGILCGEKTETIIKEGNAKFKVTFEGQKTGFFLDQRDNRLELERYIKEGDRVLDVCCYTGGFAVHAAIKGSEVVGIDLSKKAIELAKENMQLNDIDESKYEFKVGNAFKIMEEMIEDREEFDVVILDPPAFAQSKKDVKNAVRGYHLLNRYGAKLAKRLLVTCSCSQPIEPSEFKAVAIDAALKANKWIRQIGSYRTQSADHPITSKGTEYLKCLFFKVDEF; translated from the coding sequence ATGGATTATCCAAAAATATACGTCAATTTTGCGGCATACAGTGCAATAGAAAAAGGAAATTTAATCGTTAAAAAGAATGGAATTTTAAATATAAAAGATTTTGAAAAACTTGATATTGGAGAAATTGTTGACGTTTATTCAAAAAAAGGTAAATTTTTAGGTAGGGGTTTTAAAAATCCGCATGAAATAAGGATAGTAACTCTAAAAAAGGAGAAAATTGATGAAAATTATGTAAGAAATAAAATCATTGAGGCAAACAATTATAGGAAGTTTTTAGGATTTGAGGGTGCTTATAGGATGGTATATACTCAATCTGACTGGTTAAATGGGCTTGTTATTGATAAATACAATGACATATGTACTATCCAAATTTTTAACCATGGTTTTGAGTTGATGAAAGATACCATAGTGGAGACACTCTTGGATTTGGGGATTGATAGTATATATGAAAAAAGTATTGGACGGAATAGAAGAAGGGCAGGTTTAAAAGAGCAGGAAGGAATATTATGTGGAGAAAAAACAGAAACAATAATAAAAGAAGGAAATGCAAAATTTAAAGTCACATTTGAGGGGCAAAAGACAGGTTTTTTCTTAGACCAAAGAGATAATAGGTTAGAACTTGAGAGATATATAAAAGAGGGAGATAGGGTTTTAGATGTCTGCTGTTATACTGGAGGATTTGCTGTCCATGCTGCAATAAAAGGATCTGAGGTTGTTGGAATAGATTTATCAAAAAAAGCCATAGAATTGGCAAAGGAGAACATGCAGTTGAATGACATTGATGAGAGCAAATATGAGTTTAAAGTAGGGAACGCATTCAAAATTATGGAGGAGATGATTGAAGATAGGGAGGAATTTGATGTTGTTATTCTCGATCCACCTGCATTTGCTCAGTCAAAAAAAGATGTGAAAAATGCAGTTAGAGGTTACCATTTGCTAAATAGATATGGTGCAAAACTTGCAAAGAGGTTACTCGTTACATGCTCATGCTCACAACCAATTGAACCCTCAGAATTTAAAGCAGTAGCGATAGATGCGGCATTAAAGGCAAATAAATGGATTAGACAGATAGGATCTTACAGAACTCAATCTGCAGATCATCCAATAACATCAAAGGGAACTGAATACTTAAAATGTTTATTTTTTAAGGTAGATGAGTTCTAA
- a CDS encoding CBS domain-containing protein produces the protein MFFKKLSTIERIYNIGLELEHLDEIFEKITKFLIEFEEDIIKTYASSVLNEITVENIMTKDVLTVPEDMNLEKFEKHIREHKHLGYPVVDENDNILGIVTFNDLKKIGKELFKKFKVKDVMTPESKLVTVSPKTSAADVQKIMWKNDIGRILVVDDKNNLLGIVTKSDLLRASVILLNEMPKITECKHITNFYFYDRDASKINKLADDMVVLLGARGYIVSEKEGYIEILTRDWEPLAKIMKSKNKIEHITITTKTLNLIDEKIAKEVINLIEKYAFEEIIITDHITLINERSSIIRVITDITSFRDSKKTFGTVTIRIDF, from the coding sequence ATGTTTTTTAAAAAACTATCAACAATTGAGAGGATATACAACATTGGGTTGGAGTTGGAACATTTGGATGAGATATTCGAAAAAATAACCAAATTTTTAATAGAGTTTGAGGAAGACATAATAAAAACCTACGCCTCAAGTGTCTTAAATGAGATAACAGTAGAGAACATAATGACAAAAGACGTTTTAACAGTTCCAGAAGATATGAACTTGGAAAAATTTGAAAAACATATTAGAGAACATAAGCATTTGGGTTATCCTGTTGTTGATGAGAATGATAATATCCTTGGTATTGTAACCTTCAATGATTTAAAAAAGATTGGAAAGGAGTTATTTAAAAAATTTAAAGTTAAAGATGTGATGACCCCTGAGAGTAAGTTGGTAACCGTCTCTCCAAAAACAAGTGCAGCAGACGTCCAAAAAATTATGTGGAAAAATGATATTGGAAGGATTTTAGTTGTTGATGATAAAAACAATTTACTTGGAATTGTAACAAAAAGTGATTTATTGAGGGCATCAGTAATTTTACTCAACGAAATGCCAAAAATAACAGAATGCAAACACATAACAAACTTTTATTTTTACGATAGGGATGCATCAAAGATAAATAAACTTGCCGATGATATGGTTGTATTGCTTGGTGCGAGGGGGTATATTGTCTCAGAAAAAGAGGGGTATATTGAGATATTGACAAGAGATTGGGAACCACTTGCAAAAATAATGAAGAGTAAAAATAAGATAGAGCATATAACTATAACAACAAAAACTTTAAACCTAATAGATGAGAAGATAGCCAAAGAGGTCATAAACCTCATTGAAAAATATGCATTTGAGGAAATTATAATAACTGATCACATCACACTAATTAATGAGAGATCTTCTATTATTAGGGTAATAACTGATATAACATCATTCAGAGATAGCAAAAAAACCTTTGGAACTGTAACTATTAGAATAGATTTCTAA
- a CDS encoding DUF2209 family protein, with the protein MKVLGIDVSGRHDVYGKFLRLYAGILAEISADRVIHVEKIEVYYSESSTQTPKDIIKEVKELMGKIKGNYDYIVCEKGEFFKIPKEHVSSLLGKEVIHPKTLGELELVNIAHHVSYSCRKLLLRELELNNLESK; encoded by the coding sequence ATAAAGGTTCTTGGAATAGATGTGTCTGGGAGGCATGATGTGTATGGGAAATTTCTAAGGCTCTATGCAGGAATTTTGGCTGAGATATCAGCAGATAGGGTAATACATGTTGAAAAGATAGAGGTGTATTACTCAGAAAGTTCAACACAAACGCCAAAGGATATAATAAAAGAGGTTAAAGAATTAATGGGTAAAATAAAAGGAAACTACGACTACATAGTTTGTGAGAAGGGGGAATTTTTTAAAATCCCAAAAGAACACGTTTCAAGTTTGTTGGGAAAGGAAGTTATTCATCCAAAAACTTTGGGGGAATTGGAGTTGGTGAATATTGCCCATCATGTTTCTTACTCATGTAGAAAATTATTGTTAAGGGAGTTAGAATTAAACAATTTGGAATCAAAATGA
- a CDS encoding methanogenesis marker 7 protein, producing the protein MYEIVRYEGGVYKNNILKEWIEDIGGFVIQEHVMQLDVYMTVALPQSEIEAFKEEAKKYKGKVVETPLAGIEIAVVAPSLSRHHLPHTACDISEYVRRFGAKPNMIGLAHGAGKNISRISEREKKLIEEHDVAIYVMGNFENCIKDKTHLFDVDIPVVVTGGPEELDIPYPYVGNLGRRAHRLRHGEETRALRKMVDVVTDLINERRRELSYDPPIVPPVVVKDEIEKRVEEVFNILSPMPIVTQLDGLRIKMDYDKYKDKIANVKVGNYVLKDIAYITRSMMKNYILVKIKPKSEVEFELNK; encoded by the coding sequence ATGTATGAAATTGTTAGATATGAAGGAGGAGTATATAAGAATAATATTTTAAAGGAATGGATTGAAGATATAGGTGGCTTTGTTATTCAGGAGCATGTCATGCAGTTGGATGTTTATATGACCGTTGCTTTGCCTCAAAGTGAGATTGAGGCATTTAAAGAAGAGGCTAAGAAATATAAGGGAAAGGTTGTTGAGACGCCATTGGCAGGGATTGAGATAGCAGTTGTTGCCCCAAGTTTGTCAAGGCACCACCTTCCACACACCGCATGTGATATATCAGAATACGTTAGGAGATTTGGGGCAAAGCCAAATATGATAGGTCTTGCACACGGAGCAGGAAAAAATATAAGTAGAATTAGCGAGAGAGAGAAGAAACTCATAGAAGAGCATGATGTTGCAATATACGTAATGGGTAATTTTGAAAATTGCATAAAAGACAAAACCCATTTATTTGATGTAGATATTCCGGTAGTTGTAACTGGAGGACCGGAAGAGTTGGATATCCCTTACCCGTATGTTGGAAACTTGGGAAGGAGGGCACATAGGTTGAGACACGGGGAAGAGACCAGGGCATTGAGAAAGATGGTAGATGTTGTTACAGATTTGATAAATGAAAGAAGGAGAGAACTCTCCTACGACCCCCCAATTGTGCCACCAGTTGTTGTTAAGGATGAGATTGAAAAGAGGGTTGAGGAGGTATTTAACATACTTTCTCCAATGCCTATTGTTACGCAACTTGATGGTTTGAGGATTAAGATGGATTATGATAAATACAAGGATAAAATTGCAAATGTTAAAGTAGGGAATTACGTTTTAAAAGATATTGCATATATAACAAGGTCTATGATGAAGAACTACATTCTTGTAAAGATAAAACCAAAATCAGAAGTTGAATTTGAATTAAACAAATAA
- the rimI gene encoding ribosomal protein S18-alanine N-acetyltransferase: protein MIGIRRFRLEDLDRVEEIEKQSFKKIYPRFLLIHLYTNFPDGFIVAEIDGHIVGYIIGTIEWGNGHIISIAVDRKFRNRGIGSILIEYLEKYFFERCNVKYIVLEVRVSNKKARMFYYKRGYVDKRFLPKYYDDGEDAILMVKKRKDLKTNYPITISMW, encoded by the coding sequence ATGATTGGGATTAGGAGATTCAGATTGGAGGATTTGGACAGGGTTGAGGAGATAGAAAAGCAATCATTTAAAAAAATATATCCACGTTTTTTATTGATTCACCTATACACAAACTTTCCAGATGGATTTATTGTTGCTGAAATTGATGGTCATATTGTTGGTTATATTATAGGCACGATTGAATGGGGAAATGGTCATATAATTTCAATTGCAGTGGATAGAAAATTTAGAAACAGGGGAATAGGATCAATATTGATTGAATATTTAGAAAAGTACTTTTTTGAGAGATGCAATGTTAAATACATTGTTTTGGAGGTTAGAGTTAGCAATAAAAAAGCGAGGATGTTTTATTATAAGAGAGGTTATGTTGATAAGAGATTTCTCCCAAAGTACTACGATGATGGAGAGGATGCTATTTTGATGGTAAAGAAAAGAAAGGACTTAAAAACAAACTATCCAATAACCATAAGTATGTGGTGA
- the hisA gene encoding 1-(5-phosphoribosyl)-5-[(5-phosphoribosylamino)methylideneamino]imidazole-4-carboxamide isomerase — protein MNIIPAVDIKDQKCVQLIQGDPSKKHIELDNPVEVAKRWEEEGAKMLHLVDLDGAFEGKRKNREILKKIIEEVNIPVEIGGGIRTIEDAMELINIGAERIIIGTIAIQNPNFVEELSKRLDSKKIMVALDAKDGYVVIKGWKEKTKYTPVEIGKILQEKGAGSILFTNVNVEGLLKGIDVNPIKELVDSLDIPVVASGGVTSIDDLIKLKDCGVEGVVIGSALYKGLIDLKEAIKVVEGR, from the coding sequence ATGAATATAATTCCTGCAGTTGATATAAAAGACCAAAAATGTGTTCAACTTATACAGGGGGATCCAAGCAAAAAACATATCGAATTAGACAATCCTGTAGAAGTTGCAAAGAGATGGGAAGAGGAAGGAGCAAAGATGTTACATTTGGTAGATTTAGATGGAGCGTTTGAAGGAAAAAGAAAAAACAGAGAAATTTTAAAGAAAATTATAGAAGAGGTAAATATCCCAGTGGAAATTGGTGGAGGGATTAGAACTATTGAGGATGCAATGGAATTAATAAACATTGGTGCTGAAAGAATAATCATTGGAACTATTGCAATTCAAAATCCAAATTTTGTTGAAGAACTTTCAAAAAGATTGGATAGTAAGAAAATCATGGTTGCGTTGGATGCAAAAGATGGATATGTTGTTATAAAGGGATGGAAGGAAAAAACAAAATACACTCCAGTAGAGATTGGGAAAATTTTGCAGGAGAAAGGTGCTGGGAGTATTTTGTTTACAAATGTAAATGTTGAAGGGCTTTTGAAGGGAATTGATGTAAATCCAATTAAGGAGTTGGTAGATTCATTGGATATCCCAGTTGTTGCTTCTGGTGGGGTTACATCTATTGATGATTTAATAAAGTTGAAAGATTGTGGGGTTGAAGGAGTTGTAATCGGTTCTGCATTGTATAAGGGGTTGATAGATTTAAAAGAGGCTATAAAGGTTGTTGAAGGTAGGTAA
- a CDS encoding carbohydrate kinase family protein, whose translation MDEDSFNSKKNKIVSVGHIALDYIFNVEKFPEPNTSIQIPSARKYYGGAACNVAVGVAKLGLSSGIVSCVGYDFKNSGYERYLKNFGVDISQIYHSEEEETPKAWIFTDKDNNQITFFLWGAAKHYKELNPPLFGSEIVHLATGDPKFNVKCAEKAKKNNILVSFDPGQDLPLYDKETMEKVIENTNFLFMNKHEFERILKLLNTNLESLMNKVDVLVVTHGKDGSIIYTKDEEIKIPSIKAKKVVDPTGAGDSYRAGFLTGYVRGYNLKECGLIGSCVASFVIEKKGCQTNLPSWDDVVERLKREGYVLEF comes from the coding sequence ATGGATGAGGATAGTTTTAACTCTAAGAAAAATAAGATCGTATCTGTTGGGCATATAGCATTGGATTATATATTCAACGTTGAGAAATTCCCAGAACCAAATACATCCATTCAAATTCCATCTGCAAGGAAATACTATGGTGGAGCGGCATGTAATGTTGCCGTTGGTGTGGCAAAACTTGGATTATCCTCTGGCATTGTATCGTGTGTTGGCTATGACTTCAAAAATTCTGGATACGAGAGATACTTAAAAAACTTCGGTGTTGATATTTCCCAAATCTACCACTCGGAGGAAGAAGAAACTCCAAAGGCATGGATATTTACAGATAAGGACAACAACCAAATAACATTCTTCCTTTGGGGAGCAGCAAAACATTACAAAGAACTAAATCCACCATTATTCGGATCAGAAATTGTCCATTTAGCCACTGGAGACCCAAAGTTTAATGTAAAATGCGCAGAAAAAGCGAAAAAAAATAATATATTGGTATCTTTTGACCCTGGGCAGGATTTGCCATTATATGACAAAGAAACCATGGAAAAAGTTATAGAAAACACTAATTTTTTATTTATGAATAAACATGAGTTTGAGAGAATTTTAAAGTTATTAAACACTAATTTGGAGAGTTTGATGAATAAGGTTGACGTTTTGGTTGTAACCCATGGTAAAGATGGGAGTATAATATATACAAAAGATGAAGAAATAAAAATTCCAAGTATTAAAGCAAAGAAAGTTGTTGACCCAACAGGTGCTGGAGACAGTTATAGAGCAGGATTTTTAACAGGTTATGTAAGAGGGTATAACTTAAAAGAGTGTGGATTAATTGGTTCCTGCGTGGCATCATTTGTTATTGAAAAAAAAGGCTGTCAAACAAACCTGCCATCATGGGATGATGTTGTTGAACGATTAAAAAGAGAGGGCTATGTATTGGAATTCTAA
- the nadA gene encoding quinolinate synthase, which yields MSDIVQRINQLKKEKNAIILAHNYQPEEIQRIADFVGDSLELCIKAKETRADIIVFCGVDFMAETAKILNSDKKVLIPEIKDIECPMAHQLPADVVKKAKEKHPDAMVVVYVNTLAETKALADATCTSANADKVVNFLDCEKVLFGPDRNLAYFVSKRTDKKIIPIPEDGHCYVHKKFTLEDVKRVRKEYPNAELLVHPECNPEVQDSADYILSTSGMIRHVLNSDKKKFIIGTEVELITRIKLELEKTGEEKVLIPLREDAICDPMKRITLEKVERCLKEEKYEITLDEEIIKKARVAIERMLSAKL from the coding sequence ATGAGTGATATCGTTCAAAGAATAAATCAATTAAAAAAAGAGAAAAATGCGATAATATTGGCCCACAACTACCAACCAGAAGAAATTCAGAGGATTGCGGATTTCGTGGGAGATTCTTTGGAACTCTGTATAAAAGCGAAGGAAACAAGGGCAGATATAATAGTATTTTGCGGAGTAGATTTCATGGCGGAAACAGCGAAAATCCTAAACAGCGATAAAAAAGTTCTCATTCCAGAAATTAAAGACATTGAGTGTCCAATGGCTCATCAGTTGCCAGCAGATGTGGTGAAAAAAGCAAAAGAAAAGCATCCTGATGCGATGGTTGTTGTTTACGTTAATACACTCGCTGAAACTAAGGCTCTCGCTGATGCAACGTGCACTTCAGCAAATGCGGATAAGGTGGTTAACTTCCTCGATTGTGAGAAGGTTTTATTCGGTCCAGATAGAAACCTCGCTTACTTCGTTTCAAAAAGAACGGATAAGAAGATTATCCCAATCCCTGAGGATGGACATTGTTATGTACATAAGAAGTTCACTCTTGAAGATGTTAAGAGAGTTAGGAAGGAATATCCTAATGCAGAACTCCTCGTGCATCCTGAGTGTAATCCAGAGGTTCAGGATTCTGCAGACTATATTTTAAGTACAAGTGGAATGATAAGACATGTTCTAAACTCTGATAAGAAAAAGTTTATTATCGGTACTGAGGTTGAGTTGATTACAAGGATAAAACTCGAACTTGAGAAAACTGGGGAAGAGAAGGTACTAATTCCATTAAGAGAAGATGCTATCTGCGACCCTATGAAGAGGATAACGTTAGAGAAGGTTGAAAGATGTTTAAAAGAGGAGAAGTATGAGATAACCCTCGACGAAGAGATTATTAAAAAAGCAAGAGTTGCAATAGAGAGGATGCTGAGTGCAAAATTATAA
- a CDS encoding 7-cyano-7-deazaguanine synthase, which translates to MEEIIKEIRLNTSKKALKLIKEKNLIDLDVYDNLMNLLNRRIKGEKFYRFDVRHKPTCVVAFSGGVDSSASAIISKSIFDVVGVTVYSKYIMHEEVKNHIKNLSKKLDIKHEFIDINMDEIAKDVEDGRYHPCGRCHKAVEEAVINYAKNKGIKFVIFGDLLSVGYLSIIPMDDGLIRINMPAFLSLTKNENRKILRQNNIEIKLPYGCPLVKKAHKHRHMKKFTIQRILREVRAQVVDKDEGLKNILDILNL; encoded by the coding sequence ATGGAGGAAATTATAAAAGAAATAAGATTAAATACATCAAAGAAAGCGTTAAAATTGATAAAAGAAAAAAATTTGATAGATTTGGATGTATATGACAATTTGATGAATTTGTTGAATAGAAGGATTAAGGGCGAGAAGTTTTACAGATTTGATGTGAGGCATAAACCTACATGCGTTGTAGCATTTAGTGGTGGAGTTGATAGTTCTGCCTCTGCAATAATCTCAAAAAGTATTTTTGATGTTGTTGGGGTTACCGTGTACTCAAAATACATCATGCATGAAGAGGTTAAAAACCATATAAAAAACCTCTCAAAAAAATTAGATATAAAGCATGAATTTATAGATATTAATATGGATGAGATTGCTAAAGATGTTGAAGATGGAAGATACCACCCGTGTGGGAGATGTCATAAGGCAGTTGAAGAGGCGGTTATAAATTATGCGAAAAATAAAGGCATTAAATTTGTAATCTTTGGAGATCTACTGTCTGTTGGGTATTTGTCAATTATCCCAATGGATGATGGGTTAATAAGGATAAATATGCCTGCCTTCCTATCCCTAACAAAGAATGAAAACAGGAAAATTTTAAGACAGAATAACATAGAAATAAAACTCCCATACGGTTGCCCATTGGTAAAAAAAGCACATAAACATAGGCACATGAAGAAATTCACAATCCAAAGAATTTTGAGGGAGGTTAGAGCACAGGTTGTAGACAAAGATGAAGGGTTAAAAAACATTTTGGATATACTTAATCTATGA